The following coding sequences are from one Lipingzhangella halophila window:
- a CDS encoding WD40 repeat domain-containing protein, whose amino-acid sequence MRTASQMGPLRSISAAPSGSMRTRGVLVVADEGEPCGTPLAEIAFPDQLPESLASIFNPEWQDAFSPDWRHVASGSEEGTIRVWELDKTAMAYTERYTLGADEGSHEGASKFYHHPKFAPDGETLWFGVSSSDENSLGHIPYEDHTSVYGAQDGGSLLAFDEPWTVDDSGTVLTESENVETESVEVDGAVMEFEYWVNDAGEIVNPDQDSGPLIEFPGTNNLFGAPVGYSAIHQLSPTEFLMGTSSGYSSDFQEILDSYGEIAHATIDPDQGTFELEQRVPADAESRLADWTLVHPDGTTVYLGFDENEDEDEDREDWEAYSASLAPEDDEEPQDLDPEFSCLAGKDISWS is encoded by the coding sequence ATGAGGACAGCGAGCCAGATGGGGCCGCTGAGATCGATTTCAGCGGCCCCATCTGGCTCGATGCGGACGAGGGGGGTCCTGGTCGTCGCGGACGAGGGAGAACCCTGCGGCACGCCTCTGGCTGAGATCGCCTTCCCGGACCAGCTACCCGAGTCCCTGGCCTCCATTTTCAATCCGGAGTGGCAAGACGCGTTCTCCCCGGACTGGCGACATGTGGCGAGCGGGTCGGAAGAAGGCACGATACGTGTCTGGGAACTCGACAAAACAGCCATGGCCTACACCGAGAGGTACACACTCGGAGCGGACGAAGGCAGCCACGAAGGGGCATCGAAGTTCTACCACCACCCAAAGTTCGCGCCAGATGGCGAGACGCTCTGGTTCGGAGTCTCCTCCAGCGACGAGAACTCACTGGGCCACATCCCCTACGAGGACCACACATCCGTCTACGGCGCCCAGGATGGCGGCTCGCTGCTGGCCTTCGACGAGCCGTGGACCGTAGACGATTCCGGAACCGTTCTCACAGAGAGCGAGAATGTTGAGACGGAAAGTGTTGAGGTCGACGGTGCGGTTATGGAGTTCGAGTACTGGGTGAACGACGCCGGAGAGATCGTGAATCCCGACCAGGACTCGGGTCCCCTCATCGAGTTCCCCGGTACCAACAACCTGTTCGGGGCCCCGGTCGGCTATTCGGCCATCCACCAGCTCTCACCCACCGAGTTCCTTATGGGGACGTCGTCTGGCTACTCTTCCGATTTCCAGGAAATCCTGGACAGCTATGGGGAGATAGCCCACGCGACCATCGACCCGGACCAGGGCACCTTCGAACTGGAGCAGCGCGTCCCGGCCGACGCCGAGTCACGGCTCGCCGACTGGACCCTCGTGCACCCCGACGGGACAACGGTGTACCTGGGATTCGACGAAAACGAAGACGAAGACGAAGACCGGGAAGACTGGGAGGCGTACTCGGCGTCCCTCGCCCCAGAAGACGACGAAGAACCGCAGGACCTCGACCCAGAGTTTTCCTGCCTCGCCGGGAAGGACATCTCGTGGTCCTGA
- a CDS encoding SMI1/KNR4 family protein yields MNEHAFPPALADLAKYGSSSHPEFQMYEEFEAPEETAWWFRLWTGNDEVDGREFRFFCMEGAGGYTGLWLTREGRPLEAQPVVYLGSEGEIAVMASDVGSFLWLLAQGWGPHEVTEEREPGPVDPDLVRIAERNAPGGRREPAAIVRQAREEFPHFTEVIGAMCR; encoded by the coding sequence ATGAACGAGCATGCTTTCCCCCCGGCATTGGCGGACCTGGCGAAGTACGGGAGTAGTTCTCATCCCGAGTTCCAGATGTACGAGGAGTTCGAAGCCCCCGAGGAAACCGCGTGGTGGTTCCGGCTGTGGACCGGAAACGACGAGGTCGACGGACGGGAGTTCCGCTTCTTCTGCATGGAGGGGGCCGGCGGGTACACCGGGCTGTGGCTAACCCGGGAAGGGCGCCCCCTGGAGGCGCAGCCCGTGGTCTACCTCGGATCGGAGGGCGAGATCGCGGTAATGGCCAGCGACGTGGGCTCTTTCCTATGGCTGCTGGCCCAAGGGTGGGGTCCGCACGAGGTCACCGAGGAACGCGAACCGGGGCCCGTCGATCCCGATCTGGTCCGGATCGCCGAGCGGAACGCCCCTGGCGGCCGCCGGGAGCCGGCGGCGATCGTCCGACAGGCCCGCGAGGAGTTCCCGCACTTCACAGAGGTAATCGGCGCGATGTGCCGGTGA
- a CDS encoding MarR family winged helix-turn-helix transcriptional regulator codes for MTLPAQDRLGLDIKRTEQALMSAKAAALKDVSLTVAQYAALLALADNPGISSAALARACLVSPQAMTAVLRNLDERGLIERTPHPWHQNALEVRVTDTGAELLRRADERAGRIEQRILAELAPEEQETLRGLLARCVTAIQAEPGSETG; via the coding sequence ATGACGCTGCCCGCACAGGACCGGCTCGGCCTGGACATCAAACGCACCGAGCAGGCCCTCATGTCCGCGAAAGCGGCGGCGCTGAAAGACGTGTCGCTGACCGTGGCGCAGTACGCGGCGCTGCTCGCGCTGGCCGACAACCCCGGAATCTCCTCGGCCGCGCTGGCACGCGCCTGCCTGGTGAGCCCGCAGGCGATGACAGCCGTCCTACGCAACCTCGACGAGCGGGGCCTGATCGAACGCACCCCGCACCCCTGGCACCAGAACGCCCTGGAGGTCCGGGTCACGGATACCGGCGCCGAACTGCTGCGGCGGGCGGACGAGCGGGCGGGCCGGATCGAACAGCGGATCCTGGCGGAACTGGCCCCTGAGGAACAGGAGACCCTACGCGGCCTGCTGGCCCGCTGCGTGACCGCGATCCAGGCCGAGCCCGGCTCCGAAACCGGCTAG